A genomic stretch from Podospora pseudoanserina strain CBS 124.78 chromosome 3, whole genome shotgun sequence includes:
- a CDS encoding hypothetical protein (EggNog:ENOG503P1JS; COG:S) — MSTPFLGRLSTISTHLSSNPHLATGKMSSSAGPAPWREPFSHHLTHLRPPIFTLATLHPVPSHTSITVLPRARTCVFRGFWGTLPPNERNPAVLNPPLFRSDLLTFTTDARMSKTSDILDTAGPDSQTVSGGPSGGGGPVEAVFWVDETKTQWRVRGKAWVLGPGIDGEGEGERKVREVVGERMRRVKEWEGDDDWSWEREVEGHFGNLSPVMRGSFKGPEPGAEVDYHQGKRLGERVDDLRDEEARGNFRRDVMEGKGF; from the exons AATGTCATCATCCGCCGGCCCCGCCCCCTGGCGCGagcccttctcccaccacctaACCCATTTGAGGCCCCCAATCTTCACCCTCGCAACCCTCCACCCAgtcccctcccacacctccaTCACTGTCCTCCCCCGCGCGCGCACCTGCGTCTTCCGCGGCTTCTGGGgtaccctcccccccaacgAGCGCAACCCCGCCGTTCTGAACCCGCCCCTCTTCAGGTCTGACCTCTTGACTTTCACCACTGACGCGCGCATGTCAAAGACCTCTGACATTCTTGACACCGCCGGGCCCGATTCGCAGACTGTGTCTGGCGGCCCAAGCGGTGGGGGGGGGCCAGTGGAGGCAGTGTTTTGGGTTGATGAGACAAAGACTCAGTGGAGGGTTAGAGGGAAGGCGTGGGTTCTAGGGCCGGGGattgatggggaaggggagggggagaggaaggttagggaggtggtgggggagaggatgaggagggtcAAGGAATGGGAAGGGGACGATGATTGgagctgggagagggaggtggaggggcatTTTGGGAATTTGAGCCCGGTTATGAGGGGGAGTTTTAAGGGTCCGGAGCcgggggcggaggtggatTATCAtcaggggaagaggttgggggagagggtggatgatTTGAGGGATGAAGAGGCGAGGGGGAATTTtagg agggatgTGATGGAAGGAAAGGGGTTCTGA